A genomic segment from Glycine soja cultivar W05 chromosome 18, ASM419377v2, whole genome shotgun sequence encodes:
- the LOC114396103 gene encoding dol-P-Glc:Glc(2)Man(9)GlcNAc(2)-PP-Dol alpha-1,2-glucosyltransferase-like isoform X2, translating into MGKIALAVIVSLWVIPTTVMVNRIVPEPYMDEIFHIPQAQQYCKGNFGSWDPMITTPPGLYYLSLAHVASLFPGFYCVEAASISDLCSAAILRSINGVLAVVCSLILYDIVTHLKPTLNDRKVMLHAVVLSLYPLHWFFTFLYYTDVASVTAVLAMYLASLKKNYWFSALIGAFAVVIRQTNIIWVLFVACTGIINISVAHAKHSTKTDEPDVSINHGLAYATSTNTEGFNLRKRKIVKSIGNSSSSLLASSPSFSSGAKEAHAVTPHFAQMLYFSLVSVLAQAPMHFTITKAVDLFQMFRKSRALLFFQMFLALVVGLLSVHFFSVAHPYLLADNRHYPFYLWKKVIMAHWSIKYLLVPVYICSWLSIIHMLGKFRSKIWALAYFLATAAVLVPAPLIEFRYYTIPFYFLVLHCNNRDDQSWILTGTLYIGVNIFTMMMFLFRPFHWDHEPGIQRFIW; encoded by the exons ATGGGAAAAATAGCTCTTGCAGTAATAGTGAGCCTATGGGTTATTCCTACCACTGTAATGGTTAATCGCATAGTTCCTGAGCCATATATG GATGAAATATTTCATATACCACAGGCACAGCAGTACTGCAAGGgaaattttggaagttgggaCCCTATGATTACCACTCCTCCTGGCCT GTACTATCTTTCACTTGCCCATGTTGCTTCTTTGTTTCCAGGCTTTTACTGTGTAGAAGCTGCTTCAATTTCTGACTTGTGCTCTGCTGCAATTCTTCGATCAATTAATGGTGTTTTAGCAGTTGTCTGTAGTTTAATTCTATATGACATAGTTACTCACTTGAAGCCAACACTTAATGATAGGAAGGTGATGCTTCATGCAGTGGTCCTATCCTTGTACCCCCTTCACTGGTTCTTCACTTTTCTCTATTATACAGATGTTGCATCTGTTACTGCGGTGCTGGCTATGTATCTTGCAAGTTTGAAGAAAAATTACTGGTTTAGTGCATTG atTGGCGCATTTGCAGTTGTTATTCGACAAACAAATATTATATGGGTGCTTTTTGTTGCATGCACTGGGATCATAAATATTTCTGTGGCTCATGCAAAGCACAGTACAAAAACTGATGAGCCGGATGTATCTATCAACCATGGGTTGGCATATGCTACTAGTACAAATACGGAGGGTTTCAATCTGAGAAAGCGAAAAATTGTTAAATCTATTGGAAACTCGTCGTCTAGTTTACTtgcttcttctccttccttttcttcaG GTGCAAAAGAAGCACACGCAGTTACCCCACATTTTGCGCAGATGCTTTATTTTAGTTTGGTTTCTGTATTGGCTCAGGCTCCTATGCACTTCACTATCACTAAAGCTGTGGACCTGTTTCAGATGTTTCGCAAGAGTAGGGCCCTTCTTTTCTTTCAGATGTTTCTGGCCCTTGTTGTTGGCCTGCTCTCAGTACACTTTTTCAG TGTAGCTCATCCATACCTGCTTGCCGATAATCGGCATTACCCTTTTTATCTTTGGAAGAAAGTTATCATGGCTCACTGGTCAATTAAGTATCTTTTAGTCCCAGTTTATATATGTTCATGGCTCTCCATCATCCACATGTTGG GAAAATTTCGAAGTAAAATATGGGCATTGGCATACTTCTTGGCTACTGCTGCTGTTCTTGTACCAGCTCCACTAATAGAGTTCAGATACTACACTATACCATTCTATTTCCTGGTGCTTCATTGTAACAATAGGGATGATCAAAGTTGGATTCTCACAGGCACACTGTATATTGGTGTCAATATCTTTACAATGATGATGTTTCTGTTTCGGCCATTTCATTGGGATCATGAGCCTGGAATTCAAAGGTTTATATGGTGA
- the LOC114396103 gene encoding dol-P-Glc:Glc(2)Man(9)GlcNAc(2)-PP-Dol alpha-1,2-glucosyltransferase-like isoform X1, which translates to MGKIALAVIVSLWVIPTTVMVNRIVPEPYMDEIFHIPQAQQYCKGNFGSWDPMITTPPGLYYLSLAHVASLFPGFYCVEAASISDLCSAAILRSINGVLAVVCSLILYDIVTHLKPTLNDRKVMLHAVVLSLYPLHWFFTFLYYTDVASVTAVLAMYLASLKKNYWFSALIGAFAVVIRQTNIIWVLFVACTGIINISVAHAKHSTKTDEPDVSINHGLAYATSTNTEGFNLRKRKIVKSIGNSSSSLLASSPSFSSGFADEIWSILLTLWYMKWELLISFSPYLMMVVAFLLFVYWNGSVVLGAKEAHAVTPHFAQMLYFSLVSVLAQAPMHFTITKAVDLFQMFRKSRALLFFQMFLALVVGLLSVHFFSVAHPYLLADNRHYPFYLWKKVIMAHWSIKYLLVPVYICSWLSIIHMLGKFRSKIWALAYFLATAAVLVPAPLIEFRYYTIPFYFLVLHCNNRDDQSWILTGTLYIGVNIFTMMMFLFRPFHWDHEPGIQRFIW; encoded by the exons ATGGGAAAAATAGCTCTTGCAGTAATAGTGAGCCTATGGGTTATTCCTACCACTGTAATGGTTAATCGCATAGTTCCTGAGCCATATATG GATGAAATATTTCATATACCACAGGCACAGCAGTACTGCAAGGgaaattttggaagttgggaCCCTATGATTACCACTCCTCCTGGCCT GTACTATCTTTCACTTGCCCATGTTGCTTCTTTGTTTCCAGGCTTTTACTGTGTAGAAGCTGCTTCAATTTCTGACTTGTGCTCTGCTGCAATTCTTCGATCAATTAATGGTGTTTTAGCAGTTGTCTGTAGTTTAATTCTATATGACATAGTTACTCACTTGAAGCCAACACTTAATGATAGGAAGGTGATGCTTCATGCAGTGGTCCTATCCTTGTACCCCCTTCACTGGTTCTTCACTTTTCTCTATTATACAGATGTTGCATCTGTTACTGCGGTGCTGGCTATGTATCTTGCAAGTTTGAAGAAAAATTACTGGTTTAGTGCATTG atTGGCGCATTTGCAGTTGTTATTCGACAAACAAATATTATATGGGTGCTTTTTGTTGCATGCACTGGGATCATAAATATTTCTGTGGCTCATGCAAAGCACAGTACAAAAACTGATGAGCCGGATGTATCTATCAACCATGGGTTGGCATATGCTACTAGTACAAATACGGAGGGTTTCAATCTGAGAAAGCGAAAAATTGTTAAATCTATTGGAAACTCGTCGTCTAGTTTACTtgcttcttctccttccttttcttcaG GTTTTGCTGATGAAATATGGTCCATCCTTTTAACATTATGGTACATGAAGTGGgagcttttaatttcatttagtcCCTATCTCATGATGGTGGTGgcctttcttttatttgtctATTGGAATGGAAGTGTTGTTCTGG GTGCAAAAGAAGCACACGCAGTTACCCCACATTTTGCGCAGATGCTTTATTTTAGTTTGGTTTCTGTATTGGCTCAGGCTCCTATGCACTTCACTATCACTAAAGCTGTGGACCTGTTTCAGATGTTTCGCAAGAGTAGGGCCCTTCTTTTCTTTCAGATGTTTCTGGCCCTTGTTGTTGGCCTGCTCTCAGTACACTTTTTCAG TGTAGCTCATCCATACCTGCTTGCCGATAATCGGCATTACCCTTTTTATCTTTGGAAGAAAGTTATCATGGCTCACTGGTCAATTAAGTATCTTTTAGTCCCAGTTTATATATGTTCATGGCTCTCCATCATCCACATGTTGG GAAAATTTCGAAGTAAAATATGGGCATTGGCATACTTCTTGGCTACTGCTGCTGTTCTTGTACCAGCTCCACTAATAGAGTTCAGATACTACACTATACCATTCTATTTCCTGGTGCTTCATTGTAACAATAGGGATGATCAAAGTTGGATTCTCACAGGCACACTGTATATTGGTGTCAATATCTTTACAATGATGATGTTTCTGTTTCGGCCATTTCATTGGGATCATGAGCCTGGAATTCAAAGGTTTATATGGTGA
- the LOC114396104 gene encoding DNA-directed RNA polymerase III subunit RPC10-like: protein MEFCPSCGNMLQYELPYMGRPSRFFCSACPYVCHIENRVEIKRKQRLVRKEIEPIFSEDDMTNAPSTEATCPFCGHGKAAFKEFQTRSADEPATLFYKCLNNDCKKQWREG from the exons ATGGAGTTTTGCCCCAGTTGTGGTAACATGCTACAGTATGAATTGCCTTATATGGGTCGCCCTTCAAGATTTTTTTGTTCTGCTTGCCCATATGTTTGCCACATTGAGAATAGG GTTGAGATCAAAAGAAAGCAAAGGTTGGTGAGAAAAGAGATAGAGCCTATATTCTCCGAGGATGACATGACAAATGCACCATCAACTGAAG CGACGTGCCCATTTTGCGGTCATGGTAAAGCTGCTTTCAAAGAATTTCAGACTCGATCGGCTGATGAGCCAGCAACTCTATTTTATAAGTGCTTGAACAATGACTGTAAAAAACAATGGCGTGAAGGTTGA
- the LOC114397276 gene encoding serine/threonine-protein phosphatase 7 long form homolog produces the protein MASSSSCSSSIQTRFGPIDSDVLWMQPKHVSEHVWNGGPDRKLHIRRAVPTYQGEEQIPEEIVPLLRQCGFYWIMRMGYLKINVALISAFIERWRPETHTFHLRCGEATITLQDVSVLLGLRTDGAPLIGSTNLVWADLCEELLGVRPQEGEIEGSVVKLSWLAHHFSHINIDEGNVEQLQRFTRAWILRFIGGVLFVNKSSSRVSLKYLQFLRDFEQCSTYAWRPAVLAYLYREMCSATDYKVKSIGGFRWVGVGA, from the exons ATGGCTTCTTCGTCGTCATGCTCATCAAGTATACAAACTAGGTTTGGTCCAATTGATAGTGACGTGTTGTGGATGCAACCcaagcatgtttcagaacatgtttggaatgggggaCCAGACAGAAAACTACACATCAGACGAGCAGTCCCGACGTATCAAGGTGAAGAACAAATACCGGAGGAAATTGTTCCTTTGCTTCGGCAATGTGGGTTTTATTGGATCATGAGGATGGGATACCTAAAGATAAATGTGGCCTTAATTAGTGCGTtcattgaaagatggaggcccgaaACCCACACGTTTCACCTGAGATGCGGAGAGGCTACCATTACTCTCCAAGATGTGTCAGTTTTACTAGGTCTGCGTACTGACggggcaccattaattggttCAACTAATCTTGTTTGGGCCGACTTGTGTGAAGAATTATTAggagtcagaccacaggaaGGGGAAATTGAAGGCAGTGTCgtcaaattaagttggttggctcaccatttttctcACATAAATATTGATGAGGGTAACGTTGAGcaattacaaaggtttacccgtgcGTGGATCCTTCGATTCATTGGAGGTGTCCTCTTTGTTAACAAAAGTAGTAGTAGAGTTTCCTTAAAGTACCTACAATTTCTACGTGACTTTGAACAGTGCAGCACATATGCGTGGAGACCTGCCGTGCTTGcgtatttatatagagagatgtgcagcgccaccGATTACAAAGTTAAATCAATTGGAG GGTTTAGGTGGGTTGGGGTTGGAGCTTAG